The Ornithinimicrobium faecis genome includes a window with the following:
- a CDS encoding endonuclease/exonuclease/phosphatase family protein — protein MSSRIRVASYNLRGLKDDPAAAAEVVRRIDPDVLLLQEVPRHPFSGWRIARFARSCGLLWSGRTRRLSGTGMLTSSRLESTDSVDKKLPVAPRANPRSYTAAQVRVPGGQDITVASIHLSLLADERLRHATLVLEELAANPLLADGPFVIGGDLNESSQGKAWRVLGERLTLASPDRPTFPSAGPKSWIDAIFASPELTVSSHQDVTLERELVSAATDHLPVWIDLEIAQGGDPAIEDTTPAG, from the coding sequence ATGAGTTCACGGATCAGGGTCGCCAGCTATAACCTGCGCGGACTGAAGGACGACCCCGCCGCGGCAGCCGAGGTTGTGCGCCGCATCGACCCCGACGTGCTTCTGCTCCAGGAGGTGCCGCGGCACCCGTTCTCTGGCTGGCGCATCGCCCGCTTCGCGCGCAGCTGCGGCCTGCTGTGGTCCGGGCGCACCCGGCGGCTGTCGGGGACCGGCATGCTGACCAGCTCCCGCCTGGAGTCGACGGACTCGGTCGACAAGAAGCTGCCGGTGGCGCCGAGGGCGAACCCGCGCAGCTACACCGCCGCGCAGGTGCGTGTGCCCGGTGGCCAGGACATCACGGTGGCCTCGATCCACCTGTCCCTGCTCGCGGACGAGCGCCTGCGGCACGCGACGCTGGTGCTCGAGGAGCTCGCGGCCAACCCGTTGCTGGCGGACGGTCCGTTCGTGATCGGCGGCGACCTCAACGAGAGCTCGCAGGGCAAGGCGTGGCGGGTGTTGGGGGAGCGGCTCACGCTGGCCTCCCCAGACCGCCCGACCTTCCCGTCGGCCGGTCCGAAGAGTTGGATCGACGCGATCTTCGCCAGCCCCGAGCTGACCGTTTCGTCGCACCAGGACGTGACGCTGGAGCGCGAGCTCGTCTCCGCGGCGACCGACCACCTGCCGGTCTGGATCGACCTCGAGATCGCCCAGGGTGGCGACCCGGCGATCGAGGACACCACCCCCGCCGGTTAG